In one window of Calypte anna isolate BGI_N300 chromosome 27, bCalAnn1_v1.p, whole genome shotgun sequence DNA:
- the MLLT6 gene encoding protein AF-17 isoform X1 encodes MKEMVGGCCVCSDERGWAENPLVYCDGHGCNVAVHQACYGIVQVPTGPWFCRKCESQERAARVRCELCPHKDGALKRTDNGGWAHVVCALYIPEVQFANVLTMEPIVLQYVPHDRFNKTCYICEEQGRESKAASGACMACNRHGCRQAFHVTCAQMAGLLCEEEVLEVDNVKYCGYCKYHFNKMKSSRHSGGSFIAGRRSRSTSPAQEKHLSHHERPKKSRKDKERPKQKHKKRPESPSSLTPASVPITAEKGSSSHHEGSKETPEVGRSEVKGKKSSSHGSSHKGKKTGSGKSSVGFSSASSSGTFQPAGTSCSTLQGSQDFVTFPKLEQEEEKYRKPVSSSSSSHCSPLYEAQKGDIFEQKVIFSGFGSIMRFSTSSVSQQRGREASSPVDYKTPNPPSAPSVGPSSGGSSSSSHKRMPSLSMEEGEVLKEKKHKGSKKNKHGPGRPKGGKSKEILGAQLAGSTSTSSSPFSGGSLVSSSIGNSSRAFSHTGNLPSLSMESPLLGSGIYTSNKDPISHGGGVLRAVCSTPLSSSLLAHQGTSSLPQLTRSPFASTIPASSSSSVSTTQVFSLAGSTFSLPSSHIFGSPLTSGLSINPLLTQSESSRAEPDLEDCSFGCRGTSPQESLSSMSPISSLPTLFDQTVSCSSSGQLENVPQATPNIEQLLEKQGNGEAGVNIVEMLKALHSLQKENQRLQEQIMTLTAKKERLQLLNVQLSVPFPVVTSSNGPGSQAQYILPPNVCNNNDSLSISKSPPCKNSFGIENSLSTSSEDPHSGCPSRSSSSLSFHSTPPPLPMLQQSPAALSLPGGQQLNGMARGTSSGLGGGSSGSHSLPMVEGLLGGLAGAQQMPLNGILGNLNGAQAAPPSAHTAQASGAAAMQLSSSVPSLSPLTEQQRHVLHQHEQQLQQLQQLLTSQPLNPEQQALVFQMMQQIQQKRELQRLQMTNSSQLSMSNLLAATSAPLHSSTSALMTSAPPQPPPSTSSLLASLSPQQLNPSSSLLAPQATPPPGSSLLASGTGMPPVLTAQTHPFLNLQADGNTPKGTSMNDKGAPLSQDKG; translated from the exons CTTGCTATGGAATTGTCCAGGTTCCCACTGGCCCCTGGTTCTGTCGGAAATGTGAATCCCAAGAGCGAGCCGCCAGGGTG AGGTGTGAGCTGTGTCCCCACAAAGATGGAGCCCTGAAACGGACTGACAACGGAG GTTGGGCTCACGTTGTCTGTGCTTTGTACATCCCAGAGGTGCAGTTTGCCAACGTGCTCACCATGGAGCCCATAGTCCTGCAGTACGTGCCCCATGACCGCTTCAACAAG ACCTGTTACATCTGtgaagagcagggcagggagagcaaAGCAGCCTCAGGAGCCTGCATGGCCTGCAACCGCCACGGCTGCCGCCAGGCTTTCCACGTCACCTG TGCCCAGATGGCTGGCCTCTTATGTGAAGAGGAAGTCCTAGAAGTTGACAATGTCAAATATTGTGGCTACTGCAAATACCACTTCAATAAAATG AAGAGCTCGAGGCACTCTGGAGGCTCCTTCATTGCTGGGAGGAGGAGTCGCTCCACATCCCCTGCCCAGGAGAAGCATTTGTCCCACCACGAGAGGCCAAAGAAG AGTCGGAAGGACAAGGAAAGACCTaaacagaagcacaaaaaaCGTCCAGAATCTCCCAGCAGCCTTACCCCAGCCTCGGTGCCCATCACTGCAGAGAAG ggctccAGCAGCCACCATGAGGGGAGCAAAGAGACCCCGGAGGTCGGGAGATCAGAGGTGAAAGGCAAGAAATCCTCCAGCCATGGCAGCAGCCACAAGGGGAAAAAGACTGGAAGTGGGAAAAGCTCCGTTGGGTTCAGCTCAGCCTCATCCAGTGGCACCTTCCAGCCTGCAG gTACCTCCTGCAGCACCTTGCAGGGCTCCCAGGACTTCGTGACCTTCCccaagctggagcaggaggaggagaagtaCAGGAAACCcgtctcctcctcttcttcttcccacTGCTCCCCTCTGTACGAGGCTCAGAAAGGGGACATCTTTGAGCAGAAAGTGATCTTCTCAGGCTTTGGCTCCATCATGCgtttctccacctcctctgtcaGCCAGCAGAGGGGCCGTGAGGCTTCTTCCCCTGTGGActacaaaaccccaaaccctcccagTGCCCCCTCGGTGGGGCCGAGCAGcggggggagcagcagcagcagccacaagaGGATGCCCTCCCTTAGcatggaggagggagaggtgctgaaggaaaagaagcacAAAGGGAGCAAGAAGAACAAGCACGGGCCCGGCAGACCAAAAGGGGGCAAAAGCAAAGAGATTCTGGGTGCCCAGCTGGCTGGGTCCACCTCTACGTCCTCCTCGCCCTTCTCCGGGGGTTCTCTTGTCAGCTCCAGCATTGGGAATTCCTCCCGAGCCTTCAGCCACACAGGGAATCTCCCCAGCCTCAGCATGGAGTCCCCACTGCTGGGTTCAG GGATCTACACCAGTAACAAGGACCCCATTTCCCACGGGGGGGGAGTGCTCCGAGCTGTATGCAGCAcccccctctcctccagcctcctggcACACCAGGGAACCTCTTCCCTCCCACAGCTCACACGTTCTCCCTTTGCCAGCACTatcccagcctcctcctcctcctcagtctCCACCACCCAG GTGTTCTCCCTGGCAGGTTCAACGTTTAGCCTCCCTTCCTCCCATATTTTTGGGAGCCCCCTGACATCTGGGCTATCCATCAACCCCCTCCTGACTCAGTCGGAGAGCAGCCGGGCAG AACCTGACCTGGAAGATTGCAGCTTCGGCTGCCGTGGGACATCGCCCCAGGAGAGTCTCTCCTCCAT GTCCCCCATCAGCAGCCTCCCCACCCTCTTTGACCAGACAGTGTCTTGTAGCAGCAGTGGGCAGCTGGAAAATGTTCCCCAGGCCACCCCAAACATCgagcagctcctggagaaacAGGGCAACGGGGAGGCTGGAGTAAACA TTGTAGAGATGCTCAAAGCCCTGCACTCCCTGCAGAAGGAGAACCAGAGGCTCCAGGAGCAGATCATGACCCTGACAGCCAAGAAGGAACGTTTGCAGCTCCTCAACGTCCAACTCTCTGTCCCTTTTCCTGTGGTCACCAGCAGCAATGGCCCAGGCAGCCAGGCCCAGTACATCCTGCCTCCCAATG TCTGCAACAACAACGATTCCCTGAGCATCAGCAAGAGCCCCCCCTGCAAGAACAGCTTTGGGATTGAGAACTCACTCTCCACTTCCTCTGAG gACCCTCATTCAGGTtgtcccagcaggagcagctcttccctgtccttccacagcactcccccccccctgcccatgctgcagcagagcccggcagccctgtccctgcccgGGGGACAGCAGCTCAATGGCATGGCCAGGGGGACAAGCAGCGGGCTGGGGGGAGGCAGCtctggcagccacagcctccccatggtggaggggctgctgggggggctggcaggagctcagcagatGCCCCTCAATGGGATCCTGGGGAACCTGAACGGAGCTCAGGCTGCACCTCCCAGTGCCCACACTGCACAGGCCAGTGGAGCAGCAGCCAtgcagctctccagcag TGTTCCCAGTCTGAGCCCCctgacagagcagcagagacacGTCCTGCACCAACAcgagcagcagctccagcagctccagcagctcctgactTCCCAGCCACTTAATCCA GAGCAGCAGGCCCTGGTCTTCCAGATGATGCAGCAAATCCAGCAGaagagggagctgcagaggctgcagatgaCCAactcctcccagctctccatgTCCAACCTCCTGGCAGCCACCTCTGCCCCCCTGCACTCCAGCACCAGTGCCCTGATGACCTCAGCCCCCCCCCAGccaccccccagcaccagctccctcctcgcctccctttccccccagcagctcaaccccagcagctccctcctggcCCCCCAGGCCACCCCACCACCTGGGAGCAGCCTCCTGGCCTCAGGGACAGGGATGCCACCCGTCCTGACAGCACAGACTCACCCCTTCCTCAACCTGCAGGCTGATGGCAACACCCCCAAGGGAACG agcatgAATGACAAGGGAGCTCCTCTTAGCCAGGACAAGGGCTAA
- the MLLT6 gene encoding protein AF-17 isoform X2, protein MKEMVGGCCVCSDERGWAENPLVYCDGHGCNVAVHQACYGIVQVPTGPWFCRKCESQERAARVRCELCPHKDGALKRTDNGGWAHVVCALYIPEVQFANVLTMEPIVLQYVPHDRFNKTCYICEEQGRESKAASGACMACNRHGCRQAFHVTCAQMAGLLCEEEVLEVDNVKYCGYCKYHFNKMSSRHSGGSFIAGRRSRSTSPAQEKHLSHHERPKKSRKDKERPKQKHKKRPESPSSLTPASVPITAEKGSSSHHEGSKETPEVGRSEVKGKKSSSHGSSHKGKKTGSGKSSVGFSSASSSGTFQPAGTSCSTLQGSQDFVTFPKLEQEEEKYRKPVSSSSSSHCSPLYEAQKGDIFEQKVIFSGFGSIMRFSTSSVSQQRGREASSPVDYKTPNPPSAPSVGPSSGGSSSSSHKRMPSLSMEEGEVLKEKKHKGSKKNKHGPGRPKGGKSKEILGAQLAGSTSTSSSPFSGGSLVSSSIGNSSRAFSHTGNLPSLSMESPLLGSGIYTSNKDPISHGGGVLRAVCSTPLSSSLLAHQGTSSLPQLTRSPFASTIPASSSSSVSTTQVFSLAGSTFSLPSSHIFGSPLTSGLSINPLLTQSESSRAEPDLEDCSFGCRGTSPQESLSSMSPISSLPTLFDQTVSCSSSGQLENVPQATPNIEQLLEKQGNGEAGVNIVEMLKALHSLQKENQRLQEQIMTLTAKKERLQLLNVQLSVPFPVVTSSNGPGSQAQYILPPNVCNNNDSLSISKSPPCKNSFGIENSLSTSSEDPHSGCPSRSSSSLSFHSTPPPLPMLQQSPAALSLPGGQQLNGMARGTSSGLGGGSSGSHSLPMVEGLLGGLAGAQQMPLNGILGNLNGAQAAPPSAHTAQASGAAAMQLSSSVPSLSPLTEQQRHVLHQHEQQLQQLQQLLTSQPLNPEQQALVFQMMQQIQQKRELQRLQMTNSSQLSMSNLLAATSAPLHSSTSALMTSAPPQPPPSTSSLLASLSPQQLNPSSSLLAPQATPPPGSSLLASGTGMPPVLTAQTHPFLNLQADGNTPKGTSMNDKGAPLSQDKG, encoded by the exons CTTGCTATGGAATTGTCCAGGTTCCCACTGGCCCCTGGTTCTGTCGGAAATGTGAATCCCAAGAGCGAGCCGCCAGGGTG AGGTGTGAGCTGTGTCCCCACAAAGATGGAGCCCTGAAACGGACTGACAACGGAG GTTGGGCTCACGTTGTCTGTGCTTTGTACATCCCAGAGGTGCAGTTTGCCAACGTGCTCACCATGGAGCCCATAGTCCTGCAGTACGTGCCCCATGACCGCTTCAACAAG ACCTGTTACATCTGtgaagagcagggcagggagagcaaAGCAGCCTCAGGAGCCTGCATGGCCTGCAACCGCCACGGCTGCCGCCAGGCTTTCCACGTCACCTG TGCCCAGATGGCTGGCCTCTTATGTGAAGAGGAAGTCCTAGAAGTTGACAATGTCAAATATTGTGGCTACTGCAAATACCACTTCAATAAAATG AGCTCGAGGCACTCTGGAGGCTCCTTCATTGCTGGGAGGAGGAGTCGCTCCACATCCCCTGCCCAGGAGAAGCATTTGTCCCACCACGAGAGGCCAAAGAAG AGTCGGAAGGACAAGGAAAGACCTaaacagaagcacaaaaaaCGTCCAGAATCTCCCAGCAGCCTTACCCCAGCCTCGGTGCCCATCACTGCAGAGAAG ggctccAGCAGCCACCATGAGGGGAGCAAAGAGACCCCGGAGGTCGGGAGATCAGAGGTGAAAGGCAAGAAATCCTCCAGCCATGGCAGCAGCCACAAGGGGAAAAAGACTGGAAGTGGGAAAAGCTCCGTTGGGTTCAGCTCAGCCTCATCCAGTGGCACCTTCCAGCCTGCAG gTACCTCCTGCAGCACCTTGCAGGGCTCCCAGGACTTCGTGACCTTCCccaagctggagcaggaggaggagaagtaCAGGAAACCcgtctcctcctcttcttcttcccacTGCTCCCCTCTGTACGAGGCTCAGAAAGGGGACATCTTTGAGCAGAAAGTGATCTTCTCAGGCTTTGGCTCCATCATGCgtttctccacctcctctgtcaGCCAGCAGAGGGGCCGTGAGGCTTCTTCCCCTGTGGActacaaaaccccaaaccctcccagTGCCCCCTCGGTGGGGCCGAGCAGcggggggagcagcagcagcagccacaagaGGATGCCCTCCCTTAGcatggaggagggagaggtgctgaaggaaaagaagcacAAAGGGAGCAAGAAGAACAAGCACGGGCCCGGCAGACCAAAAGGGGGCAAAAGCAAAGAGATTCTGGGTGCCCAGCTGGCTGGGTCCACCTCTACGTCCTCCTCGCCCTTCTCCGGGGGTTCTCTTGTCAGCTCCAGCATTGGGAATTCCTCCCGAGCCTTCAGCCACACAGGGAATCTCCCCAGCCTCAGCATGGAGTCCCCACTGCTGGGTTCAG GGATCTACACCAGTAACAAGGACCCCATTTCCCACGGGGGGGGAGTGCTCCGAGCTGTATGCAGCAcccccctctcctccagcctcctggcACACCAGGGAACCTCTTCCCTCCCACAGCTCACACGTTCTCCCTTTGCCAGCACTatcccagcctcctcctcctcctcagtctCCACCACCCAG GTGTTCTCCCTGGCAGGTTCAACGTTTAGCCTCCCTTCCTCCCATATTTTTGGGAGCCCCCTGACATCTGGGCTATCCATCAACCCCCTCCTGACTCAGTCGGAGAGCAGCCGGGCAG AACCTGACCTGGAAGATTGCAGCTTCGGCTGCCGTGGGACATCGCCCCAGGAGAGTCTCTCCTCCAT GTCCCCCATCAGCAGCCTCCCCACCCTCTTTGACCAGACAGTGTCTTGTAGCAGCAGTGGGCAGCTGGAAAATGTTCCCCAGGCCACCCCAAACATCgagcagctcctggagaaacAGGGCAACGGGGAGGCTGGAGTAAACA TTGTAGAGATGCTCAAAGCCCTGCACTCCCTGCAGAAGGAGAACCAGAGGCTCCAGGAGCAGATCATGACCCTGACAGCCAAGAAGGAACGTTTGCAGCTCCTCAACGTCCAACTCTCTGTCCCTTTTCCTGTGGTCACCAGCAGCAATGGCCCAGGCAGCCAGGCCCAGTACATCCTGCCTCCCAATG TCTGCAACAACAACGATTCCCTGAGCATCAGCAAGAGCCCCCCCTGCAAGAACAGCTTTGGGATTGAGAACTCACTCTCCACTTCCTCTGAG gACCCTCATTCAGGTtgtcccagcaggagcagctcttccctgtccttccacagcactcccccccccctgcccatgctgcagcagagcccggcagccctgtccctgcccgGGGGACAGCAGCTCAATGGCATGGCCAGGGGGACAAGCAGCGGGCTGGGGGGAGGCAGCtctggcagccacagcctccccatggtggaggggctgctgggggggctggcaggagctcagcagatGCCCCTCAATGGGATCCTGGGGAACCTGAACGGAGCTCAGGCTGCACCTCCCAGTGCCCACACTGCACAGGCCAGTGGAGCAGCAGCCAtgcagctctccagcag TGTTCCCAGTCTGAGCCCCctgacagagcagcagagacacGTCCTGCACCAACAcgagcagcagctccagcagctccagcagctcctgactTCCCAGCCACTTAATCCA GAGCAGCAGGCCCTGGTCTTCCAGATGATGCAGCAAATCCAGCAGaagagggagctgcagaggctgcagatgaCCAactcctcccagctctccatgTCCAACCTCCTGGCAGCCACCTCTGCCCCCCTGCACTCCAGCACCAGTGCCCTGATGACCTCAGCCCCCCCCCAGccaccccccagcaccagctccctcctcgcctccctttccccccagcagctcaaccccagcagctccctcctggcCCCCCAGGCCACCCCACCACCTGGGAGCAGCCTCCTGGCCTCAGGGACAGGGATGCCACCCGTCCTGACAGCACAGACTCACCCCTTCCTCAACCTGCAGGCTGATGGCAACACCCCCAAGGGAACG agcatgAATGACAAGGGAGCTCCTCTTAGCCAGGACAAGGGCTAA
- the CISD3 gene encoding CDGSH iron-sulfur domain-containing protein 3, mitochondrial produces the protein MALVAPLRAAMCVERGIVPRVRDPPGVLQILWFSSAPPQPVIAAKEPFPVELRAGKKYAWCCCGHSKSQPFCDGAHKTAAPGVSPLRFTPQEDTRALLCGCKRTRTPPYCDGSHKEEAVQNAQLPPQP, from the exons ATGGCGCTGGTGGCCCCGCTGAGAGCAGCGATGTGCGTGGAGCGAGGGATTGTCCCGCGTGTCCGGGACCCCCCGGGGGTTTTGCAAATCCTTTGGTTCTCCTCCGCCCCCCCGCAGCCGGTGATCGCCGCCAAGGAGCCCTTCCCGGTGGAGCTGAGGGCGGGGAAAAAATACGCGTGGTGCTGCTGCGGGCACAGCAAGAGCCAG CCTTTCTGCGACGGCGCCCACAAAACGGCGGCCCCGGGGGTGTCCCCGCTGCGCTTCACCCCCCAGGAGGACACCCGAGCGCTGCTCTGCGGCTGCAAACGGACCCGAACCCCCCCGTACTGCGACGGCTCCCACAAAGAAGAGGCCGTGCAAAACGCTCAgctccccccccagccctga